The Teredinibacter sp. KSP-S5-2 genome includes a window with the following:
- a CDS encoding energy transducer TonB, giving the protein MEKEKTLVIREVDVSRLPPPPPPPEEKVVDDSSDSVMEMSLIGDSAGVELTFSKTPSMKTIQLEKIEYDDLPIEQDKWEDLLAVDFPEVEMSELDEMPTIISRKSVSIPWELRRRGISRVATQVKVLIDEGGNTFLLKILDSKYPEMEVAIRELVKSAKFTPPKKNGEAVHARYDWPITFIQN; this is encoded by the coding sequence TTGGAAAAAGAAAAAACACTCGTTATCAGGGAGGTCGATGTTTCCAGATTGCCCCCTCCACCGCCTCCACCAGAGGAAAAGGTTGTCGATGACTCATCGGATTCTGTTATGGAAATGAGCCTTATTGGCGATAGTGCTGGCGTTGAGCTGACTTTTTCCAAAACCCCTTCGATGAAAACAATTCAATTAGAAAAAATAGAGTACGATGATTTACCTATAGAGCAAGATAAGTGGGAAGATTTGCTTGCGGTGGACTTTCCAGAAGTGGAAATGTCAGAGCTGGATGAGATGCCGACCATTATTTCAAGGAAAAGTGTGTCAATTCCCTGGGAGTTGAGGCGGCGAGGAATTTCTAGGGTGGCTACACAAGTTAAGGTGCTCATTGATGAGGGTGGTAATACTTTTTTATTAAAAATACTTGATAGTAAGTATCCCGAAATGGAGGTGGCAATTCGTGAGCTCGTGAAAAGCGCGAAGTTTACACCGCCCAAAAAAAATGGCGAGGCTGTTCATGCTAGATACGATTGGCCAATCACCTTTATTCAGAATTAG
- a CDS encoding tetratricopeptide repeat protein: MAERLRELLAEERLEEALGILNEKFDIELSPALHILKAQILSQLNNRTEAKNTYLYVLKRMPQLVRAHVNLAKIYIEENEPKAARDHLAKAVSYGAKDAFSHGQLGYLNLQLHNPWSAISAFQYAIALQPENTSWQYGLLMALSDSGQSGSALSLSSELLKKDPSNPQLWLRRASAALQAEEKEIALSSVEAAIRLGNAGVENKKIAAQLNFQLGNYDRGIELLSETVAAQPEDIELVHQALSWLYQQQLWDSADRLLSKVATTTKGISNNQSSILAYHQGKIAHANRRLNDAIKYFDRAVELNVNNGLAIIALAELYLGKQNFTKAELLYTRAEALDDVRKEAILGKAQVFLDNGDYPSALRQMKLAYRKYPERDDLKDNIELLEDVIRTQNQARL, encoded by the coding sequence ATGGCAGAACGTTTAAGGGAGCTGCTTGCTGAGGAAAGGCTGGAAGAGGCTTTGGGGATACTTAATGAGAAATTTGATATCGAACTTAGCCCTGCTTTACATATATTAAAAGCGCAGATACTGTCGCAGTTAAATAACAGGACGGAAGCAAAAAATACATATTTGTACGTGCTAAAAAGAATGCCTCAGTTGGTTCGCGCACATGTGAACTTGGCAAAAATATATATTGAGGAAAATGAACCGAAGGCTGCGAGAGACCATTTGGCAAAAGCAGTTTCTTACGGCGCAAAGGACGCATTTTCCCATGGCCAGTTGGGGTATTTAAACTTGCAGCTACATAATCCCTGGAGTGCGATTAGCGCCTTTCAGTACGCAATAGCATTACAGCCAGAAAATACAAGCTGGCAATATGGGTTGCTTATGGCGTTATCTGATTCAGGGCAATCTGGGAGTGCATTATCTTTATCTTCTGAGTTGTTGAAAAAAGATCCATCTAACCCCCAGCTCTGGTTAAGGCGCGCAAGCGCAGCCTTACAGGCAGAGGAAAAAGAAATTGCATTGAGTAGTGTAGAGGCAGCAATTCGGTTGGGGAATGCTGGGGTTGAAAACAAAAAAATCGCGGCTCAACTTAATTTTCAGTTGGGTAACTACGATCGTGGAATTGAGTTGTTGTCCGAGACTGTGGCAGCTCAACCTGAAGATATAGAATTAGTGCATCAGGCCTTATCTTGGTTATATCAACAGCAATTGTGGGATAGCGCTGATAGATTATTGTCGAAAGTTGCCACCACTACAAAAGGCATAAGTAACAATCAGTCCAGTATTTTGGCTTATCACCAGGGTAAAATTGCTCACGCTAATCGCCGCTTGAACGATGCGATAAAGTATTTTGATCGTGCGGTTGAGTTGAACGTTAATAATGGGCTGGCAATCATTGCTTTGGCGGAGCTATACCTTGGGAAACAAAATTTTACCAAAGCCGAGTTACTTTATACTCGAGCGGAAGCTTTAGATGATGTGAGAAAGGAAGCCATTCTGGGCAAAGCACAGGTGTTTTTAGACAACGGTGATTACCCATCTGCATTACGCCAAATGAAGTTGGCATATCGCAAATATCCGGAAAGAGATGACTTGAAAGACAATATTGAGCTTTTGGAAGACGTCATTCGGACCCAAAATCAAGCCCGGCTTTGA
- a CDS encoding amino acid aminotransferase has product MLDSLPLLPVDPILGLIEKYKNDANANKIDLGVGVYRDESGATPVFSSVKRAEHWLLETEQSKAYVGPAGNPDFNRLISDLVLGESHPALKDGRVATVQTPGGCGALRVAAELIVRAKATARIWVSNPTWGNHVPLLGDAGLTIQSYPYYNFDTHQLDFEGMLEGLSKASPGDLVLLHACCHNPSGADLSAEQWRLLAGFMLDRQLVPFIDMAYQGFGDGLEDDRYGLSYLAENLPEVIFAISCSKNFGLYRERVGAVGVVSSAVSQTGVILSQLNNVVRGIYSMPPSHGASVVARVLMDEELQASWVAELQGMRLRIVDMRNRFCEKVAAAGCGDRFAHIANQKGMFSFLGLSEAQVHKMAADYSVYMVDSSRISLAGLRESNIDYFVDAVINVI; this is encoded by the coding sequence TTGCTTGATTCCTTGCCACTTCTCCCTGTGGATCCAATTCTAGGGCTAATAGAAAAGTATAAAAATGATGCCAACGCGAACAAAATTGACCTTGGTGTTGGTGTCTACCGTGATGAGTCCGGTGCTACGCCAGTTTTTTCATCGGTAAAACGTGCAGAGCACTGGTTGCTTGAGACTGAGCAGAGTAAAGCCTATGTTGGGCCCGCAGGAAACCCGGATTTTAATCGTCTGATTTCAGATCTGGTTCTTGGAGAATCCCATCCTGCCTTAAAGGATGGGCGCGTCGCCACTGTACAAACCCCTGGTGGCTGTGGTGCACTTCGGGTGGCAGCGGAGCTGATTGTTAGAGCTAAGGCTACTGCCAGGATCTGGGTCAGCAATCCTACTTGGGGTAATCACGTTCCTTTACTGGGGGATGCCGGGTTGACGATCCAGTCATACCCTTATTACAACTTCGATACTCACCAGCTTGATTTTGAAGGGATGCTTGAAGGGCTCTCCAAAGCTTCTCCGGGGGATCTTGTCCTGCTACATGCTTGTTGCCATAACCCGAGTGGCGCTGATTTATCCGCCGAACAATGGCGGTTATTGGCTGGTTTCATGCTAGACAGGCAGTTAGTGCCATTTATTGATATGGCTTACCAGGGGTTTGGAGACGGCTTGGAAGATGATCGGTATGGTCTGTCTTATCTGGCTGAAAATTTACCCGAAGTCATTTTCGCCATTTCGTGTTCAAAGAATTTCGGCTTATACCGGGAGCGGGTTGGCGCCGTTGGTGTGGTTTCTTCAGCTGTTTCGCAAACTGGAGTAATTCTGAGCCAATTAAATAATGTGGTGAGAGGCATCTATTCCATGCCGCCATCTCACGGCGCGTCAGTGGTTGCCAGGGTTTTAATGGATGAAGAACTTCAAGCGAGTTGGGTGGCCGAGCTTCAGGGTATGCGCCTTCGTATCGTTGATATGAGAAACCGATTTTGTGAGAAGGTGGCTGCTGCGGGTTGTGGTGATCGTTTTGCGCATATTGCTAACCAAAAAGGCATGTTTTCATTTCTTGGGCTTTCTGAGGCGCAAGTGCACAAAATGGCGGCGGATTATTCTGTCTATATGGTGGATTCGAGCCGAATTAGTTTGGCCGGTTTGAGAGAGTCCAACATCGATTATTTTGTCGATGCAGTTATTAATGTGATATAG
- a CDS encoding HD-GYP domain-containing protein, giving the protein MPDIQKLHVGDLRVGMYVCKLDREWLDTPFIMQGFLIEDAEDIDIVAEFCEHVWIDTDYTKKISSYSSNVGTASSAPHIPIFEPEVSLADEHREIYKSFRQARSLTKSMLDDIRLGGAIDTQVAKDTVKDCVQSVLRHPDALLWMTKIREEREYTAEHCLNVCILAIAFGRQLGLDEKELENLGLCGFLHDVGKMRVPVEIIDKPAALTTKEFSMMKAHTVHGRNLLLSTSSLYTGAIDVAYSHHERIDGEGYPRKLPGHGISQFSRIISLVDAYDAMTADRCYSPAKTSTEALKIIYNERGKQFDEKLALKFIKTIGLYPAGSIVELYSGEVGIVIEANQRMRHLPRIIVVMSEDKKFLEKERILDLSLIEEGVLPRRNLIKQVWRDGSFGIKLRDYQKKGLVLKI; this is encoded by the coding sequence ATGCCGGACATCCAGAAGTTACATGTGGGAGACCTAAGAGTAGGCATGTATGTTTGCAAGTTGGATAGAGAATGGCTTGATACACCGTTTATTATGCAGGGCTTTTTAATTGAGGATGCTGAAGATATTGATATTGTTGCGGAGTTCTGCGAACACGTCTGGATTGATACCGACTATACCAAGAAAATATCCTCATATAGTTCGAATGTAGGTACAGCGTCTTCCGCACCCCATATTCCCATATTCGAACCAGAAGTTTCCCTCGCTGACGAACATAGAGAGATTTACAAGTCTTTTCGGCAGGCTCGTTCACTCACCAAAAGTATGCTTGATGATATTCGTCTTGGCGGAGCTATTGATACTCAAGTGGCGAAGGATACAGTAAAAGACTGTGTTCAGTCCGTATTACGGCATCCCGATGCATTACTCTGGATGACTAAAATAAGGGAAGAGCGTGAGTATACCGCTGAGCATTGCTTGAACGTATGTATTTTGGCCATTGCTTTTGGACGACAGCTTGGCTTGGATGAGAAGGAGTTGGAAAACCTGGGCTTGTGCGGTTTCCTACATGATGTTGGCAAAATGCGTGTTCCGGTGGAGATTATCGATAAGCCTGCAGCATTGACGACTAAAGAATTTAGCATGATGAAAGCACACACGGTTCACGGACGAAATCTTTTGCTTTCTACTAGCAGTCTCTATACCGGCGCAATTGACGTAGCCTATAGTCACCATGAACGAATTGATGGCGAAGGTTACCCCAGAAAACTACCTGGACATGGTATTTCACAGTTTTCACGTATTATTTCATTAGTCGATGCCTACGATGCAATGACTGCAGACCGATGTTATTCCCCAGCTAAAACCTCAACCGAAGCGCTAAAAATTATCTACAACGAGCGTGGCAAGCAATTTGATGAAAAACTTGCGCTGAAGTTTATTAAAACAATTGGGCTTTACCCCGCTGGAAGCATCGTTGAGCTATACAGCGGTGAAGTTGGAATTGTTATTGAAGCAAACCAGAGAATGCGCCATTTACCCAGAATTATTGTCGTAATGAGTGAAGATAAAAAATTCCTTGAGAAGGAGAGGATATTGGATTTGTCTCTCATCGAGGAGGGCGTGCTGCCCAGGCGAAATTTAATAAAACAAGTCTGGCGCGATGGAAGTTTTGGTATTAAATTACGTGACTACCAGAAAAAAGGGTTAGTGTTAAAAATATAG
- a CDS encoding HD-GYP domain-containing protein, translated as MSKEEDPQSSVSKRTNRDVWIPVSNLQIGMFITELDREWLDTPFLMQGFYIRSREDVAEVAKYCQYVWVKGKDRHLFDKPVDFESGVLIGRKPTSYQTTASVEVEHKNVEALVENLTEYVEEVLNNVRRGVPIETSRARKVVDECVSSVLRHPDVLMWISRFRKEDEYTAEHSINVCALSVIFGRKLGLTINQLRNLGLCALLHDIGKMCVPDEILNKPGPLSDQETQLMREHADLGRKILLEKRTVYEGAVDVAYCHHERPDGLGYPRGLSGDSISLFSRIISIVDAYDAMTCDRVYAKAMSTTDALREIYEQRGKQFDDQLALAFIQTVGLYPPGSIVELINGQIGVVLETIARARRLPKIIILTDTNRKQCPERIVDLSLIESGELSRDYYIKSVLADSSHDAELKEFFSKDFIFAGAKGISEELKDF; from the coding sequence ATGTCGAAAGAAGAAGACCCTCAATCATCCGTCTCAAAACGTACAAATCGTGATGTCTGGATACCTGTATCCAATCTACAAATAGGGATGTTCATTACCGAACTGGATAGAGAATGGTTAGATACGCCCTTCTTGATGCAGGGCTTTTATATTCGTTCGCGGGAAGATGTAGCCGAAGTCGCCAAGTATTGCCAGTACGTTTGGGTTAAAGGGAAAGATCGCCATTTATTTGATAAGCCTGTTGATTTCGAGTCCGGTGTGCTCATCGGTCGAAAACCGACCTCCTACCAAACTACAGCCAGTGTTGAAGTCGAACACAAAAATGTTGAGGCGTTGGTTGAAAACCTGACTGAATATGTTGAAGAGGTATTAAATAATGTTCGCCGGGGAGTTCCCATTGAGACAAGCCGAGCGCGTAAGGTGGTGGATGAATGCGTCTCTTCCGTATTGCGCCATCCCGATGTACTGATGTGGATATCCAGATTTAGAAAAGAGGACGAGTATACCGCTGAGCATTCGATTAATGTCTGCGCCTTATCGGTTATTTTTGGTCGAAAGTTGGGCTTAACTATTAATCAGTTGCGGAACTTGGGCCTGTGTGCCTTGTTGCACGATATTGGAAAGATGTGCGTTCCCGATGAAATTTTGAATAAACCTGGCCCTCTGTCGGATCAGGAAACCCAGCTCATGCGAGAGCATGCGGATCTCGGGCGAAAAATCTTATTGGAAAAAAGAACGGTTTATGAAGGAGCTGTTGATGTCGCATATTGTCATCACGAGCGGCCGGATGGCTTGGGATATCCAAGAGGCTTGAGTGGCGATAGTATTTCCCTGTTTAGTCGAATTATCTCGATTGTTGACGCCTATGATGCAATGACCTGTGATCGGGTGTATGCCAAAGCCATGTCCACAACCGATGCCTTGCGAGAGATTTACGAGCAGCGAGGAAAACAGTTCGACGATCAGTTAGCTTTAGCTTTTATTCAAACGGTTGGTCTCTACCCTCCCGGAAGCATAGTAGAGTTAATTAACGGCCAGATTGGTGTGGTATTGGAAACCATTGCGCGAGCGCGACGTCTGCCGAAGATTATTATTCTGACGGATACCAATAGGAAGCAGTGTCCTGAGCGGATTGTTGACTTATCTTTGATTGAGTCCGGTGAATTGTCCCGTGACTACTACATAAAAAGTGTGCTGGCCGATAGTAGTCACGATGCAGAGTTGAAAGAATTCTTCAGCAAGGATTTTATTTTTGCTGGTGCCAAGGGAATATCGGAAGAATTAAAAGATTTCTAA